A stretch of the Thermus thermophilus genome encodes the following:
- a CDS encoding DUF1028 domain-containing protein: MRVATFSLVAQDPKTGDLGVAVASKFLAVGAVVPFAEAGVGALATQSYANPRFGPQGLALLRQGASPEGVLEAFRRTDPDLEKRQFGLVAATGESLTFTGAECHPWAGGVAGKGYAAQGNLLSGGEVVEAMVEAFLTAKAPFPERLLLALKAGEEAGGDKRGKQSAALLVVGEGKGYGGLWDRYVDLRVDDHPEPIDELFRLLSLHRLLFERPKERRPLTEEEVRWLQGVLGRLGLYAGEAHGVFDEATERAFLALIGMENLEERYRGGPEVDEATLGYLKGRYGWS, translated from the coding sequence ATGCGGGTGGCGACCTTCTCCCTGGTGGCCCAAGACCCCAAGACCGGGGACCTGGGCGTGGCCGTGGCCAGCAAGTTCCTGGCCGTGGGGGCGGTGGTCCCCTTCGCCGAGGCGGGGGTGGGGGCCCTCGCCACCCAGTCCTACGCCAACCCCCGGTTTGGCCCCCAGGGCCTCGCCCTCCTCCGCCAGGGGGCGAGCCCGGAAGGGGTCCTCGAGGCCTTCCGCCGCACCGACCCCGACTTGGAAAAGCGCCAGTTCGGCCTGGTGGCGGCCACGGGGGAGAGCCTCACCTTCACCGGAGCCGAGTGCCACCCCTGGGCCGGGGGGGTGGCGGGAAAGGGGTACGCGGCCCAGGGGAACCTCCTTTCGGGGGGCGAGGTGGTGGAGGCCATGGTGGAGGCCTTCCTCACCGCCAAGGCCCCCTTCCCCGAGAGGCTCCTTTTGGCCCTGAAGGCGGGGGAGGAGGCCGGGGGGGATAAGCGGGGGAAGCAGTCCGCCGCCCTCCTGGTGGTGGGGGAGGGGAAGGGGTACGGGGGGCTTTGGGACCGGTACGTGGACCTCCGCGTGGACGACCACCCCGAGCCCATAGACGAGCTCTTCCGGCTCCTCTCCCTCCACCGCCTCCTCTTTGAACGGCCCAAGGAGCGCCGCCCCCTCACCGAGGAGGAGGTGCGCTGGCTCCAGGGGGTGCTCGGGCGCCTCGGGCTTTACGCCGGGGAGGCCCACGGGGTCTTTGACGAAGCCACGGAGCGCGCCTTTTTGGCCCTAATCGGCATGGAGAACCTGGAAGAGCGCTACCGGGGGGGGCCCGAGGTGGACGAGGCCACCTTAGGCTACCTCAAGGGGAGGTACGGATGGAGCTAG
- a CDS encoding ABC transporter ATP-binding protein: MEALKLEGVSKRYGRRPVLEGVSLSVRPGEVYALTGPNGSGKTTLIRLATGLAFPTEGRAFLLGEDVHKSPAARRHLGAVVEAPAAFYPYLTGRENLRMHARLSGVEDEARIGEVLARLKLLAVADQRVEGYSLGQRQRLGLAAAILHRPKVLVLDEPTSGLDPEGVELVHRLLQELAQEGVAILLSTHHLQEVARYAHRVGILGGGRLLDEVVLSGKEAYRLEAEPPEGALALLKTLPQVAWARLQGRSVVFEGEPEAALRALLAEGYRVRSLAPHRFDLLDYYQERVRHV; this comes from the coding sequence ATGGAAGCCCTGAAGCTAGAGGGCGTGAGCAAGCGCTACGGGCGGAGGCCCGTCTTGGAGGGCGTGAGCCTCTCCGTCCGCCCGGGGGAGGTCTACGCCCTGACGGGGCCCAACGGGAGCGGCAAGACCACCCTCATCCGCCTGGCCACCGGCCTCGCCTTCCCCACGGAGGGCCGGGCCTTCCTCCTCGGGGAGGACGTCCACAAAAGCCCCGCCGCCCGCCGCCACCTGGGGGCGGTGGTGGAGGCCCCGGCCGCCTTTTACCCCTACCTCACGGGCCGGGAGAACCTCAGAATGCACGCCCGGCTCTCCGGGGTGGAAGACGAGGCCCGCATCGGCGAGGTCCTCGCCCGGCTTAAGCTCCTGGCGGTGGCCGACCAAAGGGTGGAGGGGTACTCCCTGGGGCAGAGGCAGCGCCTGGGTCTGGCCGCGGCCATCCTCCACCGCCCCAAGGTCCTCGTCCTGGACGAGCCCACCTCCGGCCTGGACCCCGAGGGGGTGGAGCTCGTCCACCGCCTCCTCCAGGAGCTGGCCCAGGAGGGGGTGGCCATCCTCCTCTCCACCCACCACCTCCAGGAGGTGGCCCGCTATGCCCACAGGGTGGGGATCCTGGGCGGGGGGAGGCTTCTGGACGAGGTGGTCCTCTCCGGGAAGGAGGCCTACCGGCTGGAGGCGGAGCCCCCGGAGGGGGCCCTCGCCCTCCTCAAGACCCTGCCCCAGGTGGCCTGGGCCCGGCTCCAGGGGCGGAGCGTGGTCTTTGAGGGGGAGCCGGAGGCCGCCCTCCGCGCCCTTCTGGCGGAGGGCTACCGGGTGAGGTCCCTCGCCCCCCACCGCTTTGACCTCTTGGACTACTACCAGGAGAGGGTGCGGCATGTTTAG
- a CDS encoding E3 binding domain-containing protein, giving the protein MEEPKITPLARRLAEENGIDWRKLQGTGPDGLIVERDILAYLAKVMAGEVDLPPQPEAPPPLPKEEELRRAQEVLGREGVDLAEVIPQEPEPTPPPLTLEEEALDFPEVELDLSLEEEVLLAEEPEAVPLEAWEEERLPEEVPKEEAWEEDLLLAEEPSPAPMEAPPAPEPLPPWPQAQAEEGIAAVPVAPPPASLTLLRVHRRRVDLKALEEAMDLFQRVHGVPKTPLPFLLRAAERALAELEIPMRALVGRVEGEEVRGLKPSPSFLALFREGSGEEGEGLLCFHGEEEVHTGRPSLFLSQEGLLAASGLEAPLARKLLERVALYLENPLLLLA; this is encoded by the coding sequence ATGGAAGAACCCAAGATCACGCCCCTGGCCCGGCGCCTGGCGGAGGAGAACGGCATAGACTGGCGGAAGCTTCAGGGCACGGGCCCTGACGGGCTCATTGTGGAGCGGGACATCCTGGCCTACCTGGCCAAGGTCATGGCCGGGGAGGTGGACCTCCCCCCCCAGCCCGAGGCCCCGCCCCCGCTCCCCAAGGAGGAGGAGCTGAGGCGGGCCCAGGAGGTCCTGGGCCGGGAGGGGGTGGACCTCGCCGAGGTGATCCCCCAGGAGCCCGAGCCCACCCCTCCGCCCCTCACCTTGGAGGAAGAAGCGCTGGACTTCCCCGAGGTGGAGCTGGACCTCTCCCTAGAGGAAGAGGTCCTCCTGGCGGAGGAGCCGGAGGCCGTTCCCCTCGAGGCCTGGGAGGAGGAGCGGCTTCCCGAGGAAGTCCCAAAGGAGGAGGCCTGGGAGGAGGACCTCCTCCTCGCCGAGGAGCCCTCCCCAGCCCCAATGGAGGCGCCCCCGGCCCCAGAACCCCTTCCCCCCTGGCCCCAGGCCCAGGCGGAGGAAGGGATCGCGGCGGTCCCCGTGGCCCCTCCCCCGGCCTCCCTCACGCTCCTCCGCGTCCACCGTAGGCGGGTGGACCTAAAGGCTCTAGAGGAGGCCATGGACCTCTTCCAGCGGGTCCACGGGGTGCCCAAAACCCCCCTTCCCTTTCTCCTCCGGGCCGCGGAGCGGGCCCTCGCGGAGCTGGAAATCCCCATGCGGGCCCTCGTGGGCCGGGTGGAGGGGGAGGAGGTGCGGGGGCTTAAGCCTTCCCCCTCCTTCCTCGCCCTCTTCCGGGAAGGAAGCGGGGAGGAAGGGGAAGGCCTCCTCTGCTTCCACGGGGAGGAGGAGGTGCACACCGGCCGCCCAAGCCTCTTCCTCTCCCAAGAAGGCCTCCTCGCCGCCTCGGGGCTGGAAGCGCCCCTGGCGAGGAAGCTTCTGGAGCGGGTGGCCCTCTACCTGGAAAACCCCCTCCTCCTCCTGGCCTAG
- the uvrB gene encoding excinuclease ABC subunit UvrB, with the protein MTFRYRGPAPKGDQPQAIAGLVEALRDGERFVTLLGATGTGKTVTMAKVIEALGRPALVLAPNKILAAQLAAEFRELFPENAVEYFISYYDYYQPEAYVPGKDLYIEKDASINPEIERLRHSTTRSLLTRRDVIVVASVSAIYGLGDPREYRARNLVVERGKPYPREALLERLLELGYQRNDLDLSPGRFRAKGEVLEIFPAYETEPIRVELWGDEVERILQVHPITGERLRELPGFVLFPATHYLSPEGLEEILKEIEKELWERVRYFEERGEVLYAQRLKERTLYDLEMLRVMGTCPGVENYARYFTGKAPGEPPYTLLDYFPEDFLVFLDESHVTVPQLQGMYRGDYVRKKTLVDYGFRLPSALDNRPLRFEEFLERVSQVVFVSATPGPFELAHSGRVVEQIIRPTGLLDPLVRVKPTENQILDLMEGIRERAARGERTLVTVLTVRMAEELTSFLVEHGIRARYLHHELDAFERQALIRDLRLGHYDCLVGINLLREGLDIPEVSLVAILDADKEGFLRSERSLIQTIGRAARNARGEVWLYADRVSEAMQRAIEETNRRRALQEAYNREHGITPETVRKEVRAVIRPEGYEEVSLEADLSGEDLKERIAELELLMWQAAEALDFERAARLRDEIRALEARLQGIRAPEPVPGGRRKRKKR; encoded by the coding sequence ATGACCTTCCGCTACCGGGGGCCTGCGCCCAAGGGGGACCAGCCCCAGGCCATCGCCGGGCTCGTGGAGGCCTTGAGGGACGGGGAACGGTTCGTCACCCTCCTCGGGGCCACGGGCACGGGGAAGACGGTGACCATGGCCAAGGTCATAGAGGCCCTGGGAAGGCCCGCTTTGGTCCTCGCCCCCAACAAGATCCTGGCGGCCCAGCTTGCGGCGGAGTTCCGGGAGCTTTTCCCGGAAAACGCCGTGGAGTACTTCATCAGCTACTACGACTACTACCAGCCCGAGGCCTACGTCCCGGGGAAGGACCTCTACATAGAGAAGGACGCCTCCATCAACCCCGAGATTGAGCGCTTAAGGCACTCCACCACCCGAAGTCTCCTCACCCGGCGGGACGTGATCGTGGTGGCCTCGGTCTCGGCCATCTACGGCCTCGGGGACCCGAGGGAGTATAGGGCCAGGAACCTGGTGGTGGAAAGGGGCAAGCCCTACCCCAGGGAGGCCCTTTTGGAGCGCCTCCTGGAACTCGGCTACCAGCGGAACGACCTGGACCTCTCCCCGGGCCGCTTCCGGGCCAAGGGGGAGGTTCTGGAGATCTTCCCCGCCTACGAGACCGAGCCCATCCGGGTGGAGCTATGGGGGGACGAGGTGGAGCGCATCCTCCAGGTGCACCCCATCACCGGGGAGCGGCTTCGGGAGCTTCCCGGCTTCGTCCTCTTCCCCGCCACTCACTACCTCTCCCCGGAGGGGCTAGAGGAGATCCTGAAGGAGATTGAGAAGGAGCTTTGGGAGAGGGTCCGCTACTTTGAGGAAAGGGGAGAAGTCCTTTACGCCCAGCGCCTCAAGGAGCGCACCCTCTACGACCTGGAGATGCTGAGGGTCATGGGCACCTGCCCGGGGGTGGAGAACTACGCCCGCTACTTCACGGGGAAGGCCCCGGGGGAGCCCCCTTACACCCTCCTGGACTACTTCCCCGAGGACTTCCTCGTCTTCCTGGACGAGTCCCACGTGACCGTGCCCCAGCTTCAGGGGATGTACCGGGGGGACTACGTGAGGAAGAAGACCCTGGTGGACTACGGCTTCCGCCTGCCTTCGGCCCTGGACAACCGCCCCTTGCGCTTTGAGGAGTTTTTGGAGCGGGTTTCCCAGGTGGTCTTCGTCTCCGCCACCCCGGGGCCCTTTGAGCTAGCGCATTCGGGGCGCGTGGTGGAGCAGATCATCCGGCCCACGGGGCTCCTTGACCCCCTGGTCCGGGTCAAGCCCACGGAGAACCAGATCCTGGACCTCATGGAGGGGATACGGGAGAGGGCGGCGAGGGGGGAGCGCACCCTGGTCACGGTGCTCACGGTGCGCATGGCGGAGGAGCTCACGAGCTTCCTGGTGGAGCACGGGATCCGCGCCCGCTATCTCCACCACGAGCTGGACGCCTTTGAGCGCCAGGCCCTGATCCGGGACCTCCGGCTTGGCCACTACGACTGCCTCGTGGGGATCAACCTCCTCCGCGAGGGCCTGGACATCCCCGAGGTCTCCCTGGTGGCCATCCTGGACGCGGACAAGGAGGGCTTCCTTAGGAGCGAACGGAGCCTCATCCAGACCATCGGCCGGGCGGCGCGGAACGCCCGGGGCGAGGTCTGGCTCTACGCCGACCGGGTCTCCGAGGCCATGCAGAGGGCCATAGAGGAGACGAACCGGAGAAGGGCCCTCCAGGAGGCCTATAACCGGGAGCACGGCATCACCCCAGAGACGGTGCGGAAGGAGGTGAGGGCCGTCATCCGCCCCGAGGGCTACGAGGAGGTCTCCCTCGAGGCCGACCTCTCCGGGGAAGACCTGAAGGAGCGGATCGCCGAGCTGGAGCTTCTCATGTGGCAGGCGGCGGAGGCCTTGGACTTTGAGCGGGCGGCGAGGCTTAGGGACGAGATCCGGGCCCTCGAGGCCCGCCTCCAGGGCATAAGGGCCCCCGAGCCCGTCCCCGGGGGGCGGCGGAAGCGGAAGAAGCGGTGA
- a CDS encoding ABC transporter permease — MFRLVGFEVYKLFRLRSVRLGLLFALLLPFLWALAPGLKEVYGLVLASGWQVVSLSLLAGMEFLFPFLVVMAASEALGSEVAQGTLKSLLLRPLSRIHLLLAKLFAVLLYPFVLLGASFLGGVLAGMPHGLGAFYGGTGLGEGGFAGAGLLSPQAALAELLKAHLLAGAVLLPLASLAFLYGTVFLSTTAGALAAVATLLLMRLLVAFPALTPFLLTTYLDLYLRPEAVGLGLPLLLLYTLGFALLAALVFEQKDL; from the coding sequence ATGTTTAGGCTCGTGGGCTTTGAGGTCTACAAGCTCTTCCGGCTCCGCTCGGTTAGGCTCGGCCTCCTCTTCGCCCTCCTCCTCCCCTTCCTCTGGGCCTTGGCCCCGGGGCTTAAGGAGGTCTACGGCCTGGTCCTGGCCTCGGGGTGGCAGGTGGTGTCCTTAAGCCTCCTCGCCGGGATGGAGTTCCTCTTCCCCTTCCTGGTGGTGATGGCGGCGAGCGAGGCCCTGGGAAGTGAGGTGGCCCAGGGCACGCTGAAAAGCCTCCTCCTAAGGCCCCTCTCCCGGATCCACCTCCTCCTCGCCAAGCTCTTCGCCGTCCTCCTCTACCCCTTCGTCCTCCTGGGGGCGAGCTTCCTCGGGGGGGTGCTCGCGGGGATGCCCCATGGGCTTGGGGCCTTCTACGGCGGCACGGGCCTCGGGGAAGGGGGATTCGCCGGGGCGGGGCTTCTGAGCCCTCAGGCGGCCCTCGCCGAGCTCCTTAAGGCCCACCTCCTCGCCGGGGCCGTGCTCCTTCCCCTCGCCTCCCTGGCCTTCCTCTACGGGACCGTCTTCCTCTCCACCACGGCGGGCGCCCTGGCCGCCGTGGCCACCCTCCTCCTCATGCGCCTCCTCGTGGCCTTCCCTGCCCTCACGCCCTTCCTCCTCACCACCTATTTGGACCTCTACCTGCGGCCCGAGGCCGTGGGGCTTGGGCTACCCCTCCTCCTCCTCTACACCCTGGGCTTCGCCCTCCTCGCCGCCTTGGTCTTTGAGCAGAAGGACCTCTAG
- a CDS encoding carbohydrate ABC transporter permease, with amino-acid sequence MGRFLRHAFALSVLLFVLLPFLWMAYAAFMPKEAVYSGELFSRVGFSLENVRALAREGFWGRLLFSLGVSFGAVALELFTALFAAYALRAGLGLLPFYLVLMAIPAELLLVPLYGVLKDLSLLETFWALLLPFAASPFVIYLVYQGMRAVPEELLEAAKLDGAGHRVLLFRILLPLVRPTLVAAGVLAFAAHWNLVLYPRVVVSDPGLWTLQTWLTDLQRKYPTDWGLLSAAALLSVLPIALLYLLFERRVVATFEEGLKG; translated from the coding sequence GTGGGCCGCTTCCTCCGGCACGCCTTCGCCCTTTCGGTGCTTCTTTTCGTCCTTCTTCCCTTCCTCTGGATGGCCTACGCCGCCTTCATGCCCAAGGAGGCGGTGTACTCGGGGGAGCTCTTCTCACGGGTGGGCTTCAGCCTGGAGAACGTGCGGGCCCTGGCCCGGGAGGGCTTCTGGGGACGCCTTCTCTTCTCCTTGGGGGTGTCCTTTGGGGCGGTGGCCTTGGAGCTTTTCACCGCCCTCTTCGCCGCTTACGCCCTGAGGGCGGGCCTGGGGCTTCTCCCCTTCTACCTGGTCCTGATGGCGATCCCGGCGGAGCTCCTCCTCGTGCCCCTTTACGGGGTCCTGAAGGACCTCTCCCTGCTGGAGACCTTCTGGGCCCTGCTCCTGCCCTTCGCCGCGAGCCCCTTCGTCATCTACCTCGTCTACCAAGGCATGCGGGCCGTGCCCGAGGAGCTTCTGGAGGCGGCCAAGCTGGACGGGGCCGGGCACCGGGTCCTCCTCTTCCGCATCCTCCTCCCCCTGGTGCGCCCCACCCTGGTGGCGGCCGGGGTGCTGGCCTTCGCCGCCCACTGGAACCTGGTCCTTTACCCCCGGGTGGTGGTCTCCGACCCAGGGCTTTGGACCCTCCAGACCTGGCTCACGGACCTGCAGCGCAAGTACCCCACGGACTGGGGCCTCCTCTCGGCGGCGGCCCTCCTCAGCGTCCTCCCCATCGCCCTCCTCTACCTCCTCTTTGAGAGGCGGGTGGTGGCCACCTTTGAGGAAGGGCTAAAGGGGTAG
- a CDS encoding aminopeptidase, whose amino-acid sequence MEARFAELLAEYCLEAGPGETVLVEAETPALPLLPHLKRALLRRGAYPLIRLSYPGEERDFLLFGGRWLEEVPEAEIALYQRADKFLRVLSAENPLEAAAVDPALALRRQRAWRPLTELRLGKRWALTLYPTVGYAVGAGMGTEAFRAYLERALFLDREDPVAAWRELSRFQEGLIRRLSAAKELRILAPGTDLRLSVAGRTWINSDGRRNMPSGEVFTGPVEDSAEGEVRFNLPAFVGGRRVEGVYLRFSRGEVVEARAEVGEAYLQAALATDPGSRRLGEVGIGTNFALDRPTGLVLLDEKMGGTVHLALGRSYPETGGRNESALHWDLVLSLREGRLLLDGTPLLEAGRFL is encoded by the coding sequence GTGGAAGCGCGCTTCGCCGAGCTTTTGGCCGAGTACTGCCTCGAGGCGGGCCCCGGGGAGACCGTCCTGGTGGAGGCGGAAACCCCGGCCCTCCCCCTCCTTCCCCACCTGAAGCGGGCCCTCCTGCGCCGGGGCGCTTACCCCCTCATCCGCCTGAGCTACCCCGGGGAGGAGCGGGACTTCCTCCTCTTCGGCGGGCGCTGGCTAGAGGAGGTCCCGGAGGCGGAGATCGCCCTCTACCAGCGGGCGGACAAGTTCCTGCGCGTCCTCTCCGCGGAGAACCCCCTGGAGGCGGCCGCGGTGGACCCCGCCTTGGCCCTGCGCAGGCAGCGGGCCTGGCGCCCCCTCACCGAACTCCGCCTGGGGAAGCGCTGGGCCCTCACCCTCTACCCCACGGTGGGCTACGCCGTGGGGGCGGGGATGGGGACGGAGGCGTTCCGGGCCTACCTGGAAAGGGCGCTCTTCCTGGACCGGGAGGACCCCGTGGCCGCCTGGCGGGAGCTTTCCCGCTTCCAGGAGGGGCTTATCCGGAGGCTTTCCGCCGCGAAGGAGCTCCGCATCCTGGCCCCCGGCACGGACCTGAGGCTTTCCGTGGCGGGGCGCACCTGGATCAACTCCGATGGCCGGCGCAACATGCCCTCGGGGGAAGTCTTCACCGGCCCCGTGGAGGACTCCGCCGAGGGGGAGGTGCGCTTCAACCTCCCCGCCTTCGTGGGGGGAAGGCGGGTGGAGGGGGTGTACCTGCGCTTTTCCCGGGGGGAGGTGGTGGAGGCCCGGGCGGAGGTGGGGGAGGCCTACCTCCAGGCGGCCCTGGCCACCGACCCCGGGTCCAGGCGGCTCGGCGAGGTGGGCATCGGCACCAACTTCGCCCTGGACCGACCCACGGGCCTCGTCCTCCTGGACGAGAAGATGGGGGGCACCGTCCACCTGGCCCTGGGCCGGAGCTACCCGGAGACGGGCGGGCGGAACGAAAGCGCCCTCCACTGGGACCTGGTCCTCTCCTTGAGGGAAGGGCGGCTCCTCCTGGACGGGACCCCCCTGCTGGAGGCCGGGCGCTTCCTCTAG
- a CDS encoding replication-associated recombination protein A, producing the protein MEPLAERLRPRNLDEVLGQPHLTGPKGLLRRMLEARRLSSMVLFGPPGTGKTTLARLLAEGVGRPFLRLSAVEAGLKEVRQAVEEARAKGGLVLFLDEIHRFNKAQQDALLPHLESGLLTLIGATAENPAFALIPALRSRLRLFPLRPLGEADLLALLKRALEDPRGLPGTPYEEEALRVLAQAAGGDARFALNTLELAASFGRVDLRSVREALGAERFAMDREGDRFYDLVSALHKSLRGSHVDAALYYLARLLRGGADPRYLARRLIRVAVEDVGLADPLALRLAVAAKEAYEALGSPEGELALVEAAIYLALAPKSHSLYAAWQKAQEAAEAHPEAEVPLNLRNAPTGLARALGHGEGYAYYHEDKEGSFAQPYLPEGLEGLTLFEALGEGWEERVRERLKALRERFQSARRRRG; encoded by the coding sequence GTGGAGCCCCTGGCCGAGCGACTCAGGCCCCGAAACCTGGACGAGGTCCTGGGCCAGCCCCACCTCACCGGCCCCAAGGGGCTTCTAAGGCGGATGCTGGAGGCAAGGCGGCTTTCCTCCATGGTCCTCTTCGGCCCCCCGGGCACGGGCAAGACCACCCTGGCGAGGCTCCTCGCCGAGGGGGTGGGAAGGCCCTTCCTAAGGCTTTCCGCGGTGGAGGCGGGGCTTAAGGAGGTGCGCCAGGCGGTGGAGGAGGCCAGGGCGAAGGGGGGCCTCGTCCTCTTCCTGGACGAGATCCACCGCTTCAACAAGGCCCAGCAGGACGCCCTTCTGCCCCACCTGGAGTCGGGCCTCCTCACCCTCATCGGGGCCACGGCGGAAAACCCCGCCTTCGCCCTCATCCCCGCCCTCCGCTCCCGCCTCCGCCTCTTCCCCTTAAGGCCCCTGGGGGAGGCCGACCTCCTCGCCCTCCTCAAGCGGGCCCTGGAAGACCCGAGGGGCCTTCCCGGCACCCCTTACGAGGAGGAAGCCCTACGGGTTCTCGCCCAAGCGGCCGGGGGCGACGCCCGCTTTGCCCTGAACACCCTGGAGCTCGCCGCAAGCTTCGGCCGGGTGGACCTGAGGAGCGTGCGGGAGGCCCTGGGGGCGGAGCGCTTCGCCATGGACCGGGAGGGGGACCGGTTTTACGACCTGGTCTCCGCCCTCCACAAGTCCTTGCGGGGAAGCCACGTGGACGCCGCCCTCTACTACCTGGCGAGGCTCCTCCGGGGCGGGGCCGACCCCCGCTACCTCGCCCGCAGGCTCATCCGGGTGGCGGTGGAGGACGTGGGCCTCGCCGACCCCCTGGCCCTCCGCCTCGCCGTGGCCGCCAAGGAGGCCTACGAGGCCTTGGGAAGCCCGGAAGGGGAGCTCGCCTTGGTGGAGGCCGCCATCTACCTGGCCCTGGCCCCCAAGAGCCACAGCCTCTACGCCGCCTGGCAAAAGGCCCAGGAGGCGGCGGAGGCCCACCCCGAGGCCGAGGTCCCCCTAAACCTAAGAAACGCCCCCACCGGCCTCGCCCGCGCCCTGGGCCACGGGGAGGGGTACGCCTACTACCACGAGGACAAGGAGGGAAGCTTCGCCCAGCCGTACCTCCCCGAGGGCCTGGAAGGCCTCACCCTCTTTGAGGCCCTGGGGGAAGGCTGGGAGGAGCGGGTGCGGGAAAGGCTCAAGGCGCTAAGGGAGAGGTTCCAAAGCGCCAGGCGGCGGAGAGGCTGA
- a CDS encoding NUDIX hydrolase, which produces MELGAGGVVFNAKREVLLLRDRMGFWVFPKGHPEPGESLEEAAVREVWEETGVRAEVLLPLYPTRYVNPKGVEREVHWFLMRGEGAPRLEEGMTGAGWFSPEEARALLAFPEDLGLLEVALERLPL; this is translated from the coding sequence ATGGAGCTAGGGGCCGGGGGCGTGGTCTTCAACGCCAAACGGGAGGTCCTCCTCCTTCGCGACCGCATGGGCTTCTGGGTCTTCCCCAAGGGCCACCCGGAGCCGGGGGAGAGCCTGGAGGAGGCGGCGGTGCGGGAGGTCTGGGAGGAGACGGGGGTCCGGGCCGAGGTCCTCCTTCCCCTCTACCCCACCCGCTACGTCAACCCCAAGGGGGTGGAGCGGGAGGTGCACTGGTTCCTCATGCGGGGGGAAGGGGCGCCCCGCCTGGAGGAGGGCATGACCGGGGCGGGGTGGTTCTCCCCCGAGGAGGCCCGGGCCCTCCTCGCCTTCCCCGAGGACCTGGGGCTTTTGGAGGTGGCCCTTGAGCGTCTACCGCTTTGA